A window from Aeromonas rivipollensis encodes these proteins:
- a CDS encoding YqaA family protein — MNDIAEMGLGWLFLSAFTSATLLPGSSEVLLGAMATRGEWSMASLLIWATLGNTLGSMTTWWLGRLATSKKKPEDFQGRGEQKALTWLKQHGHWCLLLAWTPVIGDGLCLLAGWLRFSFWRSLILIGLGKLFRYALVFLLASQIF, encoded by the coding sequence ATGAACGACATTGCCGAGATGGGGCTGGGCTGGCTGTTTCTGAGCGCCTTCACCTCGGCCACCCTGCTGCCCGGCAGCTCGGAAGTGCTGCTGGGGGCCATGGCCACCCGGGGAGAGTGGAGCATGGCCAGCCTGCTGATCTGGGCGACGCTGGGCAACACCCTCGGCTCCATGACCACCTGGTGGCTCGGCCGACTCGCCACATCGAAGAAAAAACCGGAAGATTTTCAAGGCCGTGGGGAACAAAAGGCGCTCACCTGGCTCAAACAACATGGTCACTGGTGCCTGCTGCTCGCCTGGACGCCGGTGATTGGCGATGGCCTCTGCCTGCTGGCCGGTTGGCTTCGCTTCTCCTTCTGGCGCTCTCTCATCCTGATCGGGCTCGGCAAATTGTTTCGTTATGCCCTGGTGTTTCTGCTGGCCAGCCAGATCTTCTAG
- a CDS encoding pitrilysin family protein: MNKLIPLSILLGFSLPALAAPTLVSEQVKQEGKLGIPYQMYKLDNGLTVILAPDKSDPLVHLDVTYHVGSSRETVGKSGFAHFFEHMMFQGSKHVGDQEHMRIINEAGGEMNGTTNKDRTNYFETVPANQLEKVLWLEADRMGFLLDAVSQKKFEIQRATVKNERAQRIDNQPYGLLSEKVGEALYPRTHPYSWQPIGYVEDLDRVDVNDLKQFFLRWYGPNNATLTLGGDFDTKQALAWIEQYFGPIPRGPEVAEPTPEPATLPETRYVTLEDKVHLPLLYISYPTVALGDPQEPALDIFADVLGGSASSMLYQSLVKTGKAIEVGASHSCEELACTLAVYAYPNPAVDGSLKTLKGEVDKVIGEFAGRGIKPEDLEKAISSYRASAIWGLDSVSGKVSQLAMGQVLAQDPNYVFKNLDAIGQVNAQQVKAAYDKFIANKPSVVLSVVPKGKTQWQAGTPNFTPAKRELPDYSQHGEPLALRPVKDSFDRSVQPKTAEAVSVKVPAIWHGKLDKGIEIIGTQSDEIPAVSIMIALPGGIRAEGKGELGLASLTAAMLGQGTARLSEAELSDELQKLGASISVSTAQYNNLITISSLTDKLPQTLALVREVLLQPGLREADFERLKAQMLQGMKQSEQQPEWLAGQAFRELVYGKQNRLGQPTDGVLTDVEKLTLADVKRFYHAYYNPTNAKVVVTGDVTQQQVEQQLGFLTQWKGPVPTLGDLKLKGEQAKPGIYLVDKPGAPQSVIRIGRRAMPFDTTGDYFVANLMNFNLGGNFNSRINLNLREDKGYTYGASSGFQANREAGIFATGANVRTDATADAIRQFLKEMDGYRASGPTPVELAYMRSAVSQQDALSYETLGQKAGFLLQMIMYGLKPDYVQAQNQLIKTVSPEALKASAARWLDPAEMVIVVVGDKQKLEKPLSELHLPIYPLQLP, encoded by the coding sequence GTGAACAAACTCATTCCATTAAGCATTCTCCTGGGGTTTTCCCTGCCCGCACTGGCAGCGCCCACCCTGGTGTCCGAGCAGGTCAAGCAGGAAGGCAAGCTCGGCATTCCCTATCAGATGTACAAGCTGGACAACGGCCTGACCGTGATCCTGGCGCCGGATAAGTCTGACCCTCTGGTACACCTGGATGTCACCTATCACGTGGGATCGTCCCGCGAAACGGTCGGCAAGTCGGGGTTTGCCCACTTCTTCGAGCACATGATGTTCCAGGGCTCCAAACACGTTGGCGATCAGGAGCACATGCGGATCATCAACGAGGCCGGTGGCGAGATGAACGGCACCACCAACAAGGACAGAACCAACTATTTCGAGACGGTACCGGCCAACCAGCTGGAGAAGGTGCTCTGGCTGGAGGCGGATCGCATGGGCTTCCTGCTCGATGCGGTGAGCCAGAAGAAGTTCGAGATCCAGCGCGCCACCGTCAAGAACGAGCGGGCCCAGCGCATCGACAACCAGCCCTACGGCCTGCTGAGCGAGAAGGTGGGGGAGGCGCTCTACCCACGCACCCATCCCTACTCCTGGCAGCCCATCGGCTATGTGGAGGATCTGGACAGGGTCGATGTGAATGACCTCAAGCAGTTCTTCCTGCGCTGGTATGGTCCGAACAACGCCACCCTCACCCTGGGCGGCGATTTCGACACCAAGCAGGCGCTGGCCTGGATTGAGCAGTACTTCGGCCCCATCCCCCGTGGCCCCGAGGTGGCCGAGCCGACGCCGGAGCCTGCGACCCTGCCCGAGACCCGCTATGTGACGCTGGAAGACAAGGTGCACCTGCCGCTGCTCTACATCAGCTATCCGACCGTCGCCCTCGGCGACCCCCAGGAGCCGGCGCTGGACATCTTTGCCGACGTGCTCGGCGGCTCCGCCAGCTCAATGCTCTATCAGTCCCTGGTCAAGACCGGCAAGGCCATCGAGGTGGGGGCGTCTCACTCCTGCGAGGAGCTGGCCTGTACCCTGGCGGTCTACGCCTATCCGAACCCGGCGGTGGATGGCAGCCTCAAGACCCTCAAGGGGGAAGTGGACAAGGTGATCGGCGAGTTTGCCGGTCGCGGCATCAAGCCAGAGGATCTGGAGAAGGCCATCAGCAGCTATCGCGCCTCGGCCATCTGGGGGCTGGACAGCGTGTCCGGCAAGGTGAGCCAGCTCGCCATGGGCCAGGTGCTGGCCCAGGACCCCAACTATGTGTTCAAGAATCTGGATGCCATAGGTCAGGTGAACGCCCAGCAGGTCAAGGCGGCCTACGACAAGTTCATCGCGAACAAGCCCTCGGTGGTGTTGAGCGTGGTGCCCAAGGGCAAGACCCAGTGGCAGGCGGGCACGCCTAACTTCACACCGGCCAAGCGCGAGCTGCCGGATTACAGCCAGCATGGGGAGCCGCTGGCCCTGCGCCCGGTCAAGGACAGCTTCGACCGCAGCGTGCAGCCCAAGACGGCGGAAGCGGTCAGCGTCAAGGTGCCGGCCATCTGGCATGGCAAGCTGGACAAGGGCATCGAGATCATCGGCACCCAGAGTGACGAGATCCCGGCCGTCTCCATCATGATCGCCCTGCCGGGCGGCATCCGGGCCGAGGGCAAGGGCGAGCTGGGGCTGGCCAGTCTCACCGCTGCCATGCTGGGACAGGGGACGGCGCGCCTCTCCGAGGCCGAACTCAGCGACGAGCTGCAAAAGCTCGGCGCCAGCATCAGCGTCTCTACCGCCCAGTACAACAACCTCATCACCATCAGCAGCCTGACCGACAAGCTGCCCCAGACGCTGGCACTGGTGCGCGAGGTGCTGCTGCAACCCGGCCTGCGGGAGGCGGACTTCGAGCGGCTCAAGGCGCAGATGCTGCAAGGCATGAAGCAGAGCGAGCAGCAGCCCGAGTGGCTGGCGGGGCAGGCGTTCCGTGAGCTGGTCTATGGCAAGCAGAACCGCCTCGGGCAGCCGACCGACGGGGTGCTGACCGACGTCGAGAAGCTGACCCTGGCGGACGTGAAGCGCTTCTATCACGCCTACTACAACCCGACCAATGCCAAGGTGGTGGTGACCGGGGATGTGACCCAGCAACAGGTCGAACAGCAGCTTGGCTTCCTCACCCAGTGGAAGGGGCCTGTCCCGACTCTGGGGGATCTCAAGCTCAAGGGCGAGCAGGCCAAGCCGGGCATCTACCTGGTGGACAAGCCGGGGGCGCCCCAGTCGGTGATCCGCATCGGCCGCCGTGCCATGCCGTTTGACACCACCGGGGACTACTTCGTCGCCAACCTGATGAACTTCAACCTGGGGGGCAACTTCAACAGCCGCATCAACCTCAACCTGCGGGAAGACAAGGGCTACACCTATGGTGCCAGCTCGGGCTTCCAGGCGAACCGCGAGGCCGGCATCTTCGCCACCGGCGCCAACGTGCGCACCGATGCCACCGCGGATGCCATCCGCCAGTTCCTCAAGGAGATGGATGGCTACCGGGCGAGCGGCCCGACGCCGGTGGAGCTGGCCTACATGCGCAGCGCCGTTTCCCAGCAGGATGCGCTCTCCTACGAGACCCTCGGTCAGAAGGCGGGCTTCCTGCTGCAGATGATCATGTATGGGCTGAAGCCGGACTATGTGCAGGCCCAGAACCAGCTGATCAAAACGGTGTCGCCTGAGGCGCTAAAGGCCAGTGCGGCACGCTGGCTCGATCCGGCCGAGATGGTGATTGTGGTGGTGGGGGACAAGCAAAAGCTTGAAAAACCCTTGAGCGAGCTTCATCTTCCCATCTATCCGCTGCAACTGCCCTGA